Proteins found in one Enterococcus sp. 9D6_DIV0238 genomic segment:
- a CDS encoding homoserine dehydrogenase encodes MKEKLNIGLLGLGTVGSGVPTILKEHQEKISQVTGMEIAISKALVRDEEEKRRQAEKFDIQLTTNIDDILNDDDIQIVIELIGKVEPAKTFITQALEKGKHIVTANKDLLAQHGSELVALAQKNHCDLYYEASVAGGIPILRTIANSLAADNIQKVLGIVNGTTNYMLTQMVSEKKSYEQALKEAQELGFAESDPTNDVDGIDAAYKMVILSQFAFGMNVRLDQVDTRGIRGLSLDDVEMAAQLGYEVKLIGSSEKQSGRIAVEVGPMLVAKAHPIASVRNEFNAVFIESSGVGESMYYGPGAGAKPTATSVVSDIITIAKNIRLGTTGHMFNAYQHDTKLADDQDTSGKYYFSIGVPDRHGQILKLTQIMTNANVSFDQLVQQKSDGTRARIVAITHTITKAQMKAVIKEIESTNDFELLNTFKVLED; translated from the coding sequence ATGAAGGAAAAATTGAACATCGGTTTACTCGGGTTAGGGACAGTTGGCTCTGGTGTACCAACGATTTTAAAAGAACACCAAGAAAAGATTTCTCAAGTGACCGGGATGGAGATCGCCATTTCTAAAGCACTTGTGCGTGACGAGGAAGAAAAAAGACGTCAAGCAGAGAAGTTTGATATTCAACTGACCACAAACATCGACGATATTCTTAATGATGATGACATCCAGATCGTTATTGAATTGATCGGAAAAGTAGAACCGGCTAAAACCTTCATTACTCAAGCTCTTGAAAAAGGGAAACATATTGTTACAGCTAATAAGGATCTACTTGCACAGCACGGCAGTGAATTGGTAGCTTTAGCCCAAAAGAATCATTGTGACTTGTATTATGAAGCAAGTGTTGCAGGCGGCATTCCTATTTTACGTACGATCGCTAATAGCTTAGCAGCGGATAATATTCAAAAGGTTTTAGGGATCGTCAACGGGACAACGAATTATATGCTGACCCAGATGGTTTCAGAGAAAAAATCATATGAACAGGCTTTAAAAGAGGCGCAAGAATTAGGTTTTGCTGAATCGGACCCAACAAATGATGTAGATGGAATCGATGCAGCATACAAGATGGTTATTTTAAGTCAATTTGCATTTGGCATGAATGTACGTTTAGACCAAGTGGATACACGTGGTATTAGGGGATTATCTTTAGATGATGTTGAAATGGCTGCTCAATTAGGGTATGAAGTAAAACTAATTGGTTCTTCAGAAAAGCAGTCTGGTCGTATTGCGGTCGAAGTTGGACCGATGTTAGTGGCGAAAGCTCATCCAATTGCTTCTGTGAGAAATGAGTTTAATGCTGTTTTTATTGAAAGTTCAGGCGTAGGTGAGTCGATGTATTATGGACCAGGAGCTGGTGCCAAACCGACTGCAACTAGTGTTGTTAGTGATATCATTACCATTGCTAAAAACATCCGATTAGGGACAACAGGCCATATGTTCAATGCCTATCAACATGACACTAAATTGGCAGATGACCAGGATACTTCAGGAAAATACTATTTTTCTATAGGAGTGCCGGACAGACATGGTCAAATCTTGAAATTGACTCAAATCATGACCAATGCCAATGTCAGTTTTGATCAGTTAGTACAGCAAAAATCAGATGGAACAAGAGCGAGAATCGTTGCAATTACCCATACGATCACTAAGGCGCAAATGAAAGCAGTCATCAAAGAAATCGAATCAACGAATGACTTTGAACTTTTAAACACATTTAAAGTATTGGAGGACTAG
- the rpsU gene encoding 30S ribosomal protein S21, whose amino-acid sequence MSKTVVRKNESLDDALRRFKRSVSKAGTLQESRKREFYEKPSVKRKKKSEAARKRKKF is encoded by the coding sequence ATGTCAAAAACTGTCGTTCGTAAAAACGAATCTCTTGACGATGCTCTTCGTCGCTTCAAACGTTCCGTTTCAAAAGCGGGTACTTTACAAGAATCTCGTAAACGTGAATTCTACGAAAAACCAAGTGTAAAGCGTAAGAAAAAATCTGAAGCAGCTAGAAAACGTAAAAAATTCTAG
- a CDS encoding ArsR/SmtB family transcription factor, which produces MTEEEIKKVSQLYKVLSDPTRLRILLLLKQGELNVTSIGEELSMEQSAVSHQLRLLRDTHVVRSRRQGKTIYYALDDHHVIDILNQTFEHIKHQ; this is translated from the coding sequence GTGACTGAAGAAGAAATAAAAAAAGTTAGCCAGCTCTATAAAGTATTGAGTGACCCAACAAGATTACGTATTTTATTACTGTTGAAGCAGGGAGAATTAAATGTGACTTCAATTGGAGAAGAACTCTCAATGGAACAATCTGCCGTGTCTCATCAATTAAGACTTTTACGCGATACACATGTTGTGAGATCGAGAAGACAAGGGAAAACAATTTATTATGCCTTGGATGATCATCATGTCATCGATATTTTGAATCAAACATTTGAACATATCAAACACCAATAA
- a CDS encoding GatB/YqeY domain-containing protein — protein sequence MSLLTTLNDDIKTAMKSKDKETLSVLRMLKAAIQNEQIKANRDLDGEEELTVLSREMKQRRDSLSEFEKAGRDDLADKVKIEITIVEKYMPKQLSEEEIRQIVQTAIDQTGASSPKEFGKVMSAVMPAVKGKADGNQVNAIVKELLQEK from the coding sequence ATGTCATTACTAACAACATTGAATGACGATATCAAAACAGCGATGAAGTCTAAAGATAAAGAAACGTTATCTGTACTTCGCATGTTAAAAGCAGCCATTCAAAACGAGCAGATTAAAGCCAACCGTGATTTGGACGGAGAAGAAGAGTTGACAGTTTTATCTCGTGAGATGAAACAACGTAGAGACTCTCTATCAGAGTTTGAAAAAGCGGGACGTGATGATCTTGCTGACAAAGTAAAAATCGAAATCACAATTGTTGAAAAATATATGCCGAAGCAACTTTCTGAAGAAGAAATTCGTCAGATCGTTCAGACGGCAATTGATCAGACTGGAGCTTCTTCACCAAAAGAATTTGGTAAAGTCATGTCAGCTGTGATGCCCGCAGTTAAGGGGAAAGCAGACGGCAATCAAGTCAATGCAATTGTAAAAGAATTACTACAAGAGAAATAA
- a CDS encoding Fur family transcriptional regulator, translated as MSQSNSKVEQSLMVMKENGLKYTKKREAIITYLIRRNRYITAKEVYEFMNKEYKGVSYDTIYRNLHDFEMMNLLEATDLNGEKKFRFHCCQEVGHHHHFICTVCGKTKEIHMCPMDFFKEQLSGCEIEGHRFEIFGRCEECR; from the coding sequence ATGTCACAGTCAAATTCAAAAGTCGAGCAATCGTTAATGGTCATGAAGGAAAATGGTTTAAAATATACAAAAAAGAGAGAAGCAATCATCACCTACCTGATCCGACGCAACCGATATATAACAGCAAAAGAAGTCTATGAATTCATGAACAAAGAATATAAGGGGGTAAGTTATGATACAATCTATCGTAACTTACATGACTTTGAAATGATGAATCTATTAGAAGCAACTGATTTGAATGGAGAAAAAAAATTCCGTTTCCATTGCTGTCAAGAAGTTGGTCATCATCATCATTTTATTTGTACAGTTTGCGGAAAAACGAAAGAGATCCATATGTGTCCAATGGACTTCTTCAAAGAGCAATTGAGCGGCTGTGAAATTGAAGGACATCGCTTTGAAATTTTCGGTCGTTGCGAAGAATGTCGATGA
- a CDS encoding pyruvate, water dikinase regulatory protein, whose product MTNDEQKKCVTIFVISDSAGETASKLAAASMAQYPTVDFSLFRRTFAKEEEKLKKALEDAKRENAMVLHTIVNDRLVKIANDFFEEHNMYHFDILTPPVAEIERLTGIAPTREPGALHHLNENYFKRIEAMEFAVKYDDGKDPRGFLEADVLLLGVSRTSKTPLSLFLANKNLKVANLPLIPEAHLPKQLWETNPKKIVGLTNDPDILNGIRKERMRTYGLPADTSYSDIEKIKKELTFANDLYKKIGCEVINVASLSIEETASMILNALNLEDHSYYATESPE is encoded by the coding sequence ATGACAAATGACGAACAAAAAAAATGCGTAACGATCTTTGTAATTTCTGATTCTGCAGGTGAGACTGCTTCCAAATTAGCAGCTGCATCAATGGCGCAATATCCTACTGTAGACTTTTCATTATTTAGACGAACTTTTGCAAAAGAAGAAGAAAAATTGAAAAAAGCCTTAGAAGATGCCAAGCGTGAAAACGCAATGGTTCTTCATACTATTGTTAATGATCGTCTTGTAAAAATTGCAAATGATTTTTTTGAAGAACACAATATGTACCACTTTGATATATTGACTCCTCCTGTCGCTGAGATCGAGCGCTTGACTGGAATTGCTCCAACACGTGAGCCAGGTGCCTTACACCATTTAAATGAGAATTATTTCAAGCGGATCGAAGCAATGGAATTTGCGGTAAAATACGATGATGGCAAAGACCCTCGCGGATTTTTAGAGGCTGATGTTCTTTTGCTAGGCGTCTCAAGAACCTCAAAAACACCACTTAGCCTTTTCTTAGCGAATAAGAATCTGAAAGTGGCAAATTTACCATTGATCCCTGAAGCACATTTACCGAAACAGCTTTGGGAAACGAATCCTAAAAAAATTGTCGGTCTAACGAATGATCCAGATATTTTAAATGGAATTCGGAAAGAACGGATGAGAACCTATGGCTTGCCGGCAGATACTTCTTATTCAGATATCGAAAAAATCAAAAAAGAGTTGACATTCGCCAACGATCTTTATAAAAAAATTGGTTGCGAAGTAATCAATGTAGCTTCTTTATCGATTGAGGAAACAGCTTCCATGATTTTAAATGCATTGAACTTAGAAGACCATAGCTATTACGCAACGGAATCACCAGAATAA
- the thrC gene encoding threonine synthase produces MYEGLLKQYKEYLPITDKTPMISLAEGNTPLIPLHNLSKELGINLYGKYEGLNPTGSFKDRGMVMAVAKAVEEGAKAIVCASTGNTSAAAAAYATRAGVKAYVVIPDGKIAMGKLAQAIIYGADIISIPGNFDEALKAVRDIAKTEAVALVNSVNPYRLEGQKTAAFEVCEQLGKAPDVLAIPVGNAGNISAYWKGFKEWHDVKGTLLPRMHGFEAEGAAAIVKGEPIDQPETIATAIRIGNPASWKLAEAARDESNGHIDAVTDEEILNAYRKVAAQDGVFVEPGSAASLAGVIQHVKNGKIKAGETVVAVFTGNGLKDPDTAINATDVKISKMSDLEEMRMHLRNGVSEL; encoded by the coding sequence ATGTATGAAGGATTATTAAAACAATATAAGGAATATTTACCTATTACAGATAAAACACCTATGATTTCATTAGCAGAAGGAAATACTCCGTTGATTCCTTTACACAATTTATCAAAAGAATTGGGAATCAACTTATATGGAAAATATGAAGGGCTGAATCCGACTGGTTCATTTAAGGATCGCGGAATGGTCATGGCAGTTGCTAAAGCAGTTGAAGAAGGTGCAAAAGCAATTGTTTGTGCTTCTACGGGAAATACTAGTGCAGCAGCAGCAGCTTATGCAACCAGAGCAGGAGTAAAAGCCTATGTTGTGATTCCAGATGGAAAAATTGCTATGGGTAAGTTAGCACAAGCAATTATTTATGGTGCAGATATCATTTCTATTCCTGGAAATTTTGATGAAGCACTTAAAGCTGTTCGCGATATTGCTAAAACTGAAGCAGTTGCGTTAGTGAATTCAGTTAATCCTTACCGTTTGGAAGGACAAAAGACAGCTGCTTTTGAAGTTTGTGAGCAGCTTGGGAAAGCACCAGATGTTTTAGCGATTCCTGTTGGAAACGCCGGAAATATTTCTGCTTACTGGAAAGGCTTTAAAGAATGGCATGATGTGAAAGGGACACTTTTACCACGTATGCACGGTTTTGAAGCAGAAGGAGCAGCTGCGATCGTAAAGGGTGAGCCGATCGATCAGCCGGAAACAATTGCTACAGCAATTCGAATCGGTAACCCTGCTAGTTGGAAGTTAGCCGAAGCTGCTAGAGATGAGTCGAATGGACATATCGATGCAGTTACAGATGAAGAAATTTTAAATGCTTATCGTAAAGTTGCTGCACAAGACGGTGTATTTGTTGAACCAGGTTCTGCAGCATCACTTGCAGGCGTTATTCAACATGTTAAAAATGGGAAAATCAAAGCAGGTGAAACAGTGGTTGCTGTTTTCACAGGGAATGGACTTAAAGATCCTGATACTGCAATCAACGCAACAGATGTGAAAATTTCTAAAATGAGTGATTTAGAAGAGATGCGGATGCATCTACGTAATGGAGTGTCTGAACTATGA
- the ybeY gene encoding rRNA maturation RNase YbeY, with amino-acid sequence MDITFIDETKSVSELHLKEVEDLLQFAADFLEISDDTEISVTFMDNAGIQVINRDYRGKDVPTDVISFALEEAGEDELQIIFEDEDDIFPRNLGDLMISTERAAEQAAEYGHTFERELGFLAVHGFLHLNRYDHMEPEDEKEMFGLQKEILDAYGLKR; translated from the coding sequence ATGGATATAACGTTCATTGATGAAACAAAAAGCGTGTCAGAACTACATTTAAAAGAAGTTGAGGATTTGCTGCAGTTTGCAGCTGATTTTCTTGAAATTTCGGATGATACTGAGATTTCCGTAACTTTTATGGATAATGCGGGCATTCAAGTGATCAACAGAGATTATAGAGGAAAAGATGTACCGACGGATGTGATCAGTTTTGCTTTGGAAGAAGCGGGAGAAGATGAACTGCAGATCATCTTTGAAGACGAAGACGATATTTTCCCTAGGAATCTAGGCGATCTGATGATTTCTACTGAAAGAGCAGCAGAACAAGCAGCAGAATATGGACATACTTTTGAACGGGAGCTAGGTTTTTTAGCGGTGCATGGTTTTCTTCATTTGAATAGGTATGATCACATGGAGCCAGAAGACGAGAAGGAAATGTTTGGTTTGCAGAAAGAGATTTTAGATGCCTATGGACTCAAAAGATAA
- the thrB gene encoding homoserine kinase yields the protein MKIRVPATSANLGPGFDSCGIALSQYLSIEVLENADEWQIIHSLGTDIPSDKTNLLLQTALRLAPNLTPKVLKMTSDIPLARGLGSSSSVIVAGIELANRLGNLNLSQKDKLQIATEIEGHPDNVAPAICGDFVVASYVDGDVHYVKHHFPLCDVIAYVPDVHLLTSESRSVLPDSMPYKEAVKASSIANVMIAAILNGNLPLAGVMMEEDRWHEAYRRKLVPHLDKIRALGQEVGVYGAFLSGAGPTVLILSPEEKTSQMVRELEKLPISASINVLSIDQEGIQVF from the coding sequence ATGAAAATAAGAGTTCCTGCTACGAGTGCAAATTTGGGTCCGGGCTTTGACTCATGCGGTATTGCATTGTCACAATATCTGAGTATAGAAGTCTTGGAAAATGCGGATGAGTGGCAGATTATTCATTCTTTAGGAACTGATATTCCGTCAGACAAAACAAATTTACTGCTTCAAACGGCACTGAGATTAGCACCGAACCTTACCCCTAAAGTGTTAAAAATGACTTCTGATATTCCTTTAGCTAGAGGGTTAGGCAGTAGTTCCAGTGTGATCGTTGCCGGCATTGAGCTTGCAAATCGCTTAGGAAATCTGAATTTATCACAAAAAGATAAACTTCAAATTGCGACAGAGATCGAAGGACATCCCGATAACGTTGCTCCTGCGATTTGCGGGGATTTTGTGGTTGCAAGCTATGTGGACGGAGATGTTCATTATGTTAAGCATCATTTCCCATTGTGTGACGTGATCGCATATGTCCCCGATGTTCATTTATTGACATCTGAAAGCCGTAGTGTGCTGCCTGATAGCATGCCTTATAAAGAAGCAGTCAAGGCGAGCTCGATTGCCAACGTTATGATCGCAGCAATTTTAAATGGTAATTTACCTTTGGCAGGAGTGATGATGGAGGAAGACCGGTGGCATGAAGCTTATCGTCGTAAATTAGTTCCTCATTTGGATAAAATACGTGCATTAGGCCAAGAGGTCGGTGTTTATGGGGCTTTTTTAAGTGGAGCGGGACCAACCGTATTAATTTTATCTCCGGAAGAAAAGACCAGTCAAATGGTCAGAGAACTGGAAAAACTACCAATATCAGCATCGATCAATGTCTTGTCGATCGATCAAGAAGGTATTCAAGTATTTTAA
- the proC gene encoding pyrroline-5-carboxylate reductase, translated as MNIGFIGAGHMGSAMIEGLLKAQIVAPEHLFVKGGSSGTAEVLQQKLGFNLIKDYSAFKECQVIFIATGAKIVLDILKEAASFMSENTILISVATGHTVADAKEILGNEIYVVHAIPNTPVSVNEGMIGAAFDPDMPNAVKDEALRVLSSLGKVEEVNESILGTFGTVAGCSPAFVDIFMEALADGAVMEGMSRNLAYEVIAQMMLGSAKLAIETKKHPGELKDGVTSPGGSTIKGVAALEKNGFRYAVIDAIKQANQ; from the coding sequence ATGAATATTGGATTTATCGGAGCAGGACATATGGGAAGTGCGATGATCGAAGGATTATTGAAAGCTCAAATAGTAGCACCAGAACATTTATTTGTTAAAGGCGGTTCAAGTGGTACAGCTGAAGTTCTTCAGCAAAAATTAGGTTTTAACCTAATCAAAGATTATTCAGCATTCAAAGAATGCCAAGTGATTTTTATTGCTACAGGAGCGAAGATCGTTTTGGATATATTGAAGGAAGCTGCTTCATTCATGTCAGAAAATACCATTCTGATTTCTGTTGCAACAGGCCATACAGTTGCAGACGCAAAGGAAATACTAGGAAATGAAATCTATGTGGTTCATGCGATTCCTAATACACCAGTCAGTGTGAATGAAGGAATGATCGGTGCCGCTTTTGATCCTGACATGCCGAATGCAGTCAAAGATGAGGCGCTTCGTGTCTTAAGTTCTTTAGGAAAGGTAGAAGAAGTCAATGAATCGATTCTTGGAACCTTTGGTACAGTGGCTGGTTGTAGTCCAGCTTTTGTAGATATCTTTATGGAAGCTTTGGCTGATGGGGCTGTCATGGAAGGAATGTCTCGTAACTTGGCCTATGAAGTCATCGCTCAAATGATGCTAGGATCAGCCAAACTAGCGATCGAAACGAAAAAGCATCCTGGAGAGCTGAAAGATGGTGTGACCTCACCAGGCGGCAGCACGATCAAGGGAGTAGCCGCTTTAGAGAAAAATGGGTTCAGATACGCAGTTATTGATGCGATCAAGCAAGCAAATCAGTAA
- a CDS encoding HD family phosphohydrolase, translating into MKYSLIKLRDKLGKAFIPILLLVFSCFLFVIMLGSVHQKKVEIKEGQLAENTIRANKNVENTYETEQKKKLAAEAVTPEYIYQEETAGIQHKRIEKLFKLITTANEKTDKDYEEKKAKAKKDETIPKPTIEERVANLKSQFEQLDQDEVAFYQKFPNVFYQNIFSLDATQIQQVKTESLKIIDDKMKDHVREADLESIRQSAIEKIQFLDVTSVMQQEIRYLVNEGIVANDFANDKKTKEMRQNAMDAVPPAMIYQGEIIVREGTQIDSKAMEKLELLGMTNQSTSVFPMVALGLAIVLQVLVLIFFTKQVTEEGKRRHFILFYVAAMSLSVLLMKFFQIFQTEQMAYVSLFFPAAFTPLVLNYFVNRRAGILAAIFQVIFALFVFYNSIGTNSLTIIIVSYLFSGLLATVVKRTRISEQGMVAVFWVIIFPICLDFVLIVYQGMSLFDGKSWTMMICALAGTVLSFLATMGLHPYIELLVTDDSMIILNELSNPNHPLLKRLLEEAPGTYHHSMMVASLSANAVAEIGGRSLLTRVACYYHDIGKIKHANFFVENLPAGAENPHNFLLPEDSKQIIFGHVIDGAKILEEYHMPEMVIDICRQHHGTTLMKFFYVKAKERNPEISEEDFRYPGPKPQTREAGIVSIADTCEAAVRAMDHPTNEKIQAFVHNVIQDRISDGQLDDCGLTMKEIRVVEKSLVSGLCSTFHSRIKYPKMKSEAEKMKDEQEKRDD; encoded by the coding sequence TTGAAGTATTCATTAATAAAATTACGTGATAAGTTAGGAAAAGCGTTTATTCCGATTTTATTATTGGTTTTTTCCTGTTTCTTATTTGTGATCATGCTTGGCAGTGTTCATCAGAAAAAAGTTGAAATCAAAGAAGGACAACTAGCTGAAAATACAATTCGCGCTAATAAAAACGTTGAAAATACCTATGAGACAGAGCAAAAGAAAAAATTAGCAGCAGAAGCAGTCACTCCAGAATATATTTATCAGGAAGAGACTGCTGGTATTCAGCATAAACGAATTGAAAAGCTCTTTAAGCTGATCACTACTGCAAATGAAAAAACAGATAAAGATTATGAAGAGAAAAAGGCAAAAGCTAAAAAAGACGAAACCATTCCGAAACCAACCATTGAGGAAAGGGTAGCCAACTTAAAATCTCAGTTTGAACAGTTAGATCAAGATGAGGTGGCTTTCTATCAAAAATTTCCAAATGTCTTTTATCAAAATATCTTTTCTTTAGATGCGACTCAAATTCAACAAGTAAAAACAGAAAGCTTGAAAATCATTGATGATAAAATGAAAGATCATGTTCGTGAAGCTGATTTGGAGAGTATTCGCCAAAGTGCGATCGAGAAGATCCAGTTTCTTGATGTGACCAGTGTGATGCAGCAGGAAATTCGTTATCTTGTCAATGAAGGAATTGTCGCAAATGATTTTGCAAATGATAAAAAAACAAAAGAAATGCGTCAAAATGCAATGGATGCTGTTCCACCTGCAATGATCTATCAAGGAGAGATCATTGTTCGTGAAGGAACGCAGATCGATAGTAAAGCGATGGAGAAACTTGAGCTTTTAGGGATGACAAATCAAAGTACTTCAGTATTTCCAATGGTCGCTCTGGGCTTAGCGATTGTTTTGCAAGTGCTTGTCTTGATTTTCTTTACAAAGCAAGTAACAGAAGAAGGCAAACGCCGTCACTTTATTTTGTTTTATGTAGCGGCTATGTCGCTAAGTGTATTGCTTATGAAGTTCTTCCAAATTTTTCAGACAGAACAAATGGCTTACGTATCATTATTTTTCCCAGCGGCCTTCACGCCATTGGTGTTGAATTACTTTGTTAACCGTAGAGCAGGGATTCTTGCTGCTATTTTTCAAGTAATTTTTGCATTGTTTGTTTTCTATAATTCTATTGGGACCAATTCTCTGACGATCATCATTGTCAGCTATCTATTTTCTGGTCTGCTTGCAACGGTCGTTAAACGCACACGGATCAGTGAACAAGGTATGGTAGCTGTATTTTGGGTGATTATTTTTCCTATTTGCTTAGACTTTGTCTTGATCGTTTATCAAGGAATGAGTTTGTTTGATGGAAAATCTTGGACAATGATGATTTGTGCATTAGCTGGAACGGTATTATCTTTCCTTGCTACTATGGGTCTTCATCCATATATCGAGTTGCTTGTGACTGATGATAGTATGATCATCTTGAATGAGTTGAGTAATCCAAATCATCCGTTGTTGAAACGATTGCTTGAAGAGGCGCCAGGAACGTATCATCATAGTATGATGGTTGCTAGTTTGAGTGCTAATGCGGTCGCTGAAATCGGCGGGCGATCATTATTGACGCGTGTTGCTTGCTATTATCATGATATTGGAAAGATCAAACATGCTAATTTCTTTGTTGAAAATTTACCTGCCGGAGCTGAAAACCCGCATAATTTTCTACTACCAGAAGACAGCAAGCAGATTATTTTTGGTCATGTCATTGATGGTGCAAAAATTTTAGAAGAATATCATATGCCTGAAATGGTGATCGATATTTGCCGTCAGCATCATGGGACTACATTGATGAAATTTTTCTATGTAAAAGCTAAGGAACGAAATCCGGAAATTTCTGAAGAAGATTTCCGTTATCCAGGTCCTAAGCCGCAAACAAGAGAAGCTGGGATCGTCAGCATCGCAGATACTTGTGAAGCTGCAGTACGTGCAATGGATCATCCGACAAATGAGAAGATCCAAGCGTTTGTGCACAATGTGATTCAAGACAGGATCTCAGATGGCCAGCTAGATGATTGCGGATTGACGATGAAAGAAATCAGAGTCGTCGAGAAGTCATTAGTCAGTGGGTTATGCAGCACATTCCATTCAAGGATCAAATATCCGAAAATGAAATCAGAGGCGGAAAAAATGAAAGATGAACAAGAAAAGAGAGATGACTAA
- a CDS encoding PhoH family protein: protein MTENQSISLELKLTDSDDVSMLLGTHDKHIKFLEENSAITINTRGETIQLIGEETEVQLIASVIRTLKVLIQRGIKISTPDVVSALKMARAGDLDSFVAMYEEEIIKDHHGRAIRIKNIGQKKYVDAIRKHDVIFGIGPAGTGKTFLAVVMAVSALKKGEVQKIILTRPAVEAGESLGFLPGDLKEKVDPYLRPVYDALYQIFGMDHTNRLMERGVIEIAPLAYMRGRTLDDAFVILDEAQNTTVAQMKMFLTRLGFNSRMIVNGDASQIDLPKGVTSGLINAEKTLRSIEKISFVHFDAGDVVRHPVVAQIIRAYEKENQQ from the coding sequence TTGACAGAAAATCAGTCAATATCGTTGGAATTAAAATTAACAGATTCTGATGATGTGAGTATGCTTTTAGGAACCCACGATAAACATATAAAATTTTTAGAAGAAAATTCAGCGATAACGATCAATACTAGAGGAGAAACGATACAATTGATCGGGGAAGAAACCGAAGTCCAATTGATTGCATCAGTAATCCGTACATTAAAAGTGTTGATTCAGCGTGGAATCAAAATCAGTACGCCAGATGTCGTATCAGCCCTAAAAATGGCTAGAGCAGGAGATCTTGATTCATTTGTTGCAATGTATGAAGAAGAGATCATTAAAGATCATCACGGGCGTGCGATCCGTATTAAAAATATTGGCCAGAAAAAGTATGTGGATGCAATAAGAAAGCATGATGTTATTTTTGGAATTGGTCCTGCTGGGACAGGTAAAACGTTTCTAGCAGTTGTTATGGCAGTGTCAGCCTTAAAAAAAGGGGAGGTACAAAAAATCATTTTAACTAGACCAGCTGTTGAAGCGGGTGAAAGTTTAGGTTTTTTACCTGGCGATTTGAAAGAAAAGGTCGATCCATATTTACGCCCAGTTTATGACGCGTTATACCAGATTTTTGGGATGGACCATACAAATCGTCTGATGGAGCGCGGCGTGATCGAAATTGCGCCTTTAGCTTATATGCGTGGGCGTACGTTGGATGATGCGTTTGTCATTTTAGATGAGGCACAAAACACAACAGTTGCCCAAATGAAGATGTTTTTGACGAGATTGGGCTTTAATTCAAGAATGATCGTCAATGGAGATGCAAGCCAGATAGATTTACCAAAAGGTGTGACAAGCGGACTGATCAATGCTGAGAAAACATTGCGTTCGATCGAAAAAATCTCGTTTGTTCATTTTGATGCGGGTGATGTTGTTAGACACCCAGTGGTAGCTCAGATCATTCGAGCGTACGAAAAGGAAAATCAACAGTAA